Sequence from the Candidatus Neomarinimicrobiota bacterium genome:
CATGCAACGCTCGCTGGCCGGCATCGTCGGGCAGGTCCGAGAGTCGGCGGAGAGCATCCAGGTCGCGTCGGCCGAGGTGGCCACTGGCAACATGGACCTGTCCCAGCGCACCGAACAGACGGCCTCCAACCTTGAAGAGATCGCTGCGAGCATGGAGGAACTCCTGGCCACCGTGCGGCACAGTGCTGATGCGGCTGTGCAGGCCAGCACCCTGGCCACGGATGCCAGCAGTATTGCCCAGCGCGGCCGTGACGCTGTGGATCGTGTGGTGGGCACCATGGACGGTATCGCACTGTCGTCGCGGCGCATTGCGGACATCACCAGCGTGATTGA
This genomic interval carries:
- a CDS encoding HAMP domain-containing protein, which translates into the protein MSADLKKRGDDLFAQVTGLVSGLFAGLIVTFGVCVVVGGLLAFKISRSIIEPLLRAKGFAENMASGDLSRTLEVQGSDESAEMMQALSTMQRSLAGIVGQVRESAESIQVASAEVATGNMDLSQRTEQTASNLEEIAASMEELLATVRHSADAAVQASTLATDASSIAQRGRDAVDRVVGTMDGIALSSRRIADITSVI